In Cutaneotrichosporon cavernicola HIS019 DNA, chromosome: 1, one DNA window encodes the following:
- the KRS1 gene encoding uncharacterized protein (tRNA synthetases class II core domain (F)) — protein MSAPVEANLQKDPETGEMVSKSELKRRQKQREVEKKKAAKAAEKAASAPAQSSKAGAAAAAAAEEQLDAAAFYELRSNAIKKLRETKNPDPYPHKFHVSTGIPAFVEEWAVEGKVPEGETVEVEKPITVAGRVQTMRASGNKIRFYDLRADGAKVQVLAQAQNAESLEAFVQQNDLIRRGDIIGVTGKPTRTKAGELSIAASEVRLLAPCLHQLPGREGLTDTETRYRKRYLDLIVNQPTRDVFIARAKIVNYIRKFLDSLGFLEVETPMMSMIAGGATAKPFVTHHNDLKLDLFMRIAPELYLKELIVGGLDRVFEIGRVFRNEQIDMTHNPEFSICEFYMAYADMYDLMDMTESMISGLVKYLTGGTKIKFHPKGKGEGQPCYDIDFAAPWKRFDMIEELEKQLNVKFPPGDTLHTDEANKFLREICEKHNVDCAEPKTNARLLDKLVGEFIENQCINPSFIVGHPQVMSPLAKYHRSRPGLCERFEAFIATKEICNAYTELNDPFDQRDRFAEQVRQKEQGDDEAQGVDETFLNALEYGLPPTGGWGLGIDRLVMFLTDSANIKEVLLFPAMRPEKQGDHEFPSQGQI, from the exons ATGTCCGCCCCCGTCGAGGCCAACCTCCAGAAGGACCCCGAGACCGGAGAGATGGTCTCCAAGTC CGAGCTCAAGCGTCGCCAGAAGCAGCgtgaggtcgagaagaagaaggctgccaaggccgcTGAGAAGGCCGCCAGCGCTCCCGCCCAGTCGTCCAAGGCtggcgccgctgctgctgctgctgccgaggagcagctcgacgctgcGGCGTTCTACGAGCTCCGCTCGAACGCGATCAAGAAGCTGCGCGAGACCAAGAACCCGGACCCTTACCCGCACAAGTTCCACGTATCGACCGGCATCCCCGCGTTCGTCGAGGAGTGGGCtgtcgagggcaaggtgCCCGAAGGCGAGAccgtcgaggttgagaagCCGATCACCGTCGCTGGCCGCGTACAGACTATGCGCGCGTCGGGCAACAAGATCCGCTTTTACGACCTGCGCGCTGACGGCGCCAAGGTCCAGGTGCTTGCGCAGGCGCAGAACGCCGAGTCGCTCGAGGCGTTCGTCCAGCAGAACGACCTCATCCGCCGCGGTGACATTATCGGTGTCACCGGTAAGCCGACCCGCACCAAGGCTGGTGAGCTCTCCATCGCCGCCAGTGAGGTCAGGCTTCTCGCGCCCTGCTTGCACCAGCTGCCAGGCCGCGAGGGCCTCACCGACACCGAGACCCGCTACCGCAAGCGCTACCTCGACCTGATTGTCAACCAGCCCACCCGCGATGTCTTCATCGCCCGCGCCAAGATTGTCAACTACATCCGCAAGTTCCTTGACTCGCTTGGTTTCCTGGAGGTCGAGACTCCCATGATGTCGATGATTGCCGGTGGTGCCACCGCCAAGCCATTCGTGACCCACCACAACGACCTCAAGCTTGATCTCTTCATGCGTATCGCTCCCGAGCTCTacctcaaggagctcatTGTCGGTGGCCTTGACCGCGTGTTTGAGATCGGCCGCGTGTTCCGCAACGAGCAGATTGACATGACCCACAACCCCGAGTTCTCTATCTGCGAGTTCTACATGGCTTACGCCGACATGTACGACCTCATGGACATGACCGAGTCGATGATCTCGGGTCTCGTCAAGTACCTCACTGGTGGGACCAAGATCAAGTTCCAccccaagggcaagggcgagggccAGCCGTGCTACGACATTGACTTTGCCGCTCCCTGGAAGCGCTTTGACATgatcgaggagctcgagaagcagCTCAACGTCAAGTTCCCTCCCGGAGACACCCTCCACACTGACGAGGCCAACAAGTTCCTCCGCGAGATCTGCGAGAAGCACAACGTCGACTGCGCTGAGCCCAAGACCAACGCCCGTCTCCTTGACAAGCTTGTCGGCGAGTTTATTGAGAACCAGTGCATCAACCCCTCGTTCATCGTTGGCCACCCCCAGGTCATGTCCCCCCTGGCCAAGTACCACCGCTCGCGCCCCGGTCTCTGCGAGCGCTTTGAGGCCTTCATTGCGACCAAGGAGATCTGCAACGCCTACACTGAATTGAACGACCCCTTCGACCAGCGTGACCGCTTCGCGGAGCAGGTCCGCCAGAAGGAGCagggtgacgacgaggcgcagggTGTCGACGAGACCTTCCTGAACGC cctCGAGTACGGTCTTCCCCCCACCGGTGGCTGGGGTCTCGGCATTGACCGTCTCGTCATGTTCCTCACCGACTCGGCCAACATCAAGGAGGTGCTCCTGTTCCCGGCCATGCGCCCAGAGAAGCAGGGCGACCACGAGTTCCCTTCGCAGGGGCAGATCTAA
- the cwf29 gene encoding uncharacterized protein (RNA recognition motif), which produces MNSIKEIQRINEQELALGVKGSWHDDFKDSAYVFVGGIHPDLTDGDVIKILSQFGEVWDINMPRDKESGRHRGFGYVMYEDQRSTVLAIDNLNGAEVLGRTLRVDHARYKQQGKRNAEGDYEEPEEASYNARPPDIEESSSEEEEEKEEEDDGLDSDDPMTALIRQEKAKATGKEERRAAKAKRKEERAKKREVRDKRRDKELRRYRDESRDRKRERSPRRLEGRDRRDREDKNEHSEREGARGRESPRMSTRERSPRRDNRERDRESAPRPDNGGRERAAPLRDERERERSARRDDDRERPAPRRDDRERERFPPRREERERERERSLRRDDRDRERARDDRSPYKRDDRERDREERRRDDRRDDRDRNRERDDRRYEREERRR; this is translated from the exons ATGAA CTCCATCAAGGAGATCCAACGGATCAACGAGCAAgagctcgcccttggcgtCAAGGGCTCGTGGCACGACGATTTCAAAG actCAGCCTACGTCTTCGTCGGCGGCATACATCCCGACCTGACCGATGGAGACGTGATCAAAATCCTCTCCCAATTCGGTGAGGTCTGGGATATCAACATGCCGCGCGACAAGGAGAGCGGCAGGCATCGCGGCTTCGGGTACGTCATGTACGAGGACCAGCGCAGCACAGTTCTGGCCATAGACAACTTGAACGGTGCAGAGGTTCTGGGTCGCACGCTGCGAGTCGACCATGCGCGCTACAAACAGCAGGGGAAGCGAAACGCGGAGGGCGACTATGAAGAGCCCGAGGAAGCGAGTTATAATGCTCGTCCGCCAGACATTGAGG aaTCCTCTagcgaagaagaggaggaaaaggaggaggaggatgacggaCTCGATTCTGATGATCCCATGACGGCGCTTATCCGGCaggagaaggccaaggctaCCGGAAAGGAGGAacggcgcgccgccaaggccaagcgtaaggaggagcgggcgAAAAAACGCGAGGTGCGGGACAAGCGGCGCGACAAGGAGCTCCGGCGATACAGGGATGAGAGTAGGGACAggaagcgcgagcgctcgccgcgtcgccTTGAGGGTCGCGATCGCCGAGACCGTGAGGACAAGAACGAGCACAGTGAGAGGGAGGGCGCGCGTGGACGGGAGTCGCCGCGGATGTCTACCCGAGagcgctcgccgcgtcgcgaTAATCGGGAACGTGACCGTGAGTCTGCACCTCGACCCGACAACGGCGGTCGTGAGCGTGCGGCGCCCCTGCGTGatgagcgtgagcgtgagcgtTCTGCtcggcgcgacgacgataGGGAACGACccgcgcctcgacgcgatGACCGGGAACGTGAACGAttccctcctcgccgtgaggagcgtgagcgtgagcgcgagcggtCGCTCAGGCGCGATGACCGCGATCGTGAACGTGCCCGCGACGACCGTTCGCCTTACAAGCGCGACGATCGTGAGAGGGACCGCGAGGAAAGGCGAAGGGATGATCGCCGGGATGACCGCGACAGGAATCGCGAACGGGATGACCGTCGTTACGAGCGTGAGGAGCGCCGTCGGTAG
- the GAR1 gene encoding uncharacterized protein (Required for ribosome biogenesis. Part of a complex which catalyzes pseudouridylation of rRNA. This involves the isomerization of uridine such that the ribose is subsequently attached to C5, instead of the normal N1), producing the protein MSGRGGFSRGGGGGGRGGGFGGRGGRGGGRGGFNQSYGPPAEVLEIGSFVHPVESEMLCSLTQPTKIPYFNAPIYLENKTQIGKIDEILGPINEVYFTVKMDAGMQASSFKKEDKVYIGGDKLLPLERFLPKPPAPKGEKKRGGATGGRGGGRGGGRGGFGGRGGGRGGFSSRGGGGGRGGGRGGFSSRGGGGGRGRGRGGY; encoded by the exons ATGAGCGGACGCGGTGGATTTTCCaggggtggtggcggcggcggtcgcggtgGCGGCTTCGGTGGACGTGGtggacgcggcggtggccgcggcggctTCAACCAGAGCTATGGCCCTCCTGCCGAGGTGCTTG AGATCGGCTCGTTCGTCCACCCAgtcgagagcgagatgcTTTGCTCTCTGACCCAGCCGACCAAGATCCCTTACTTCAACGCGCCTATCTACCTCGAGAACAAGACCCAGATTGGCAAGATTGATGAGATCCTCGGCCCCATCAACGAGGTCTACTTCACCGTCAAGATGGACGCCGGCATGCAGGCCTCGTCTttcaagaaggaggacaaggtgTACATTGGCGGCGACAAGCTGTTGCCATTGGAGCGCTTCCTGCCCAAGCCTCCTGCGCCCAAGG gcgagaagaagcgcggcggtgcgactggcggccgtggcggtggccgtggtggtggtcgtGGCGGATTCGGTggccgtggtggtggccgtgGCGGGTTTAgctcgcgcggcggtggtggtggccgtgGCGGTGGCCGCGGTGGGTTCAGCTcgcgtggtggtggcggcggccgcgggcgGGGACGTGGTGGCTACTAA
- the MRPL10 gene encoding uncharacterized protein (Ribosomal proteins 50S-L15, 50S-L18e, 60S-L27A), with product MLGLSSLRAALAAAIEPAMGVRAMSTTHLGNLAPAKGSNKVNLRRGRGEGSTKGGQAGRGHKGQNARSGTGKPTPGFAGGQTPLYRLFPKRGFVNFTRRAYAPLQLATLQRWIALGRINPAEPITIGAVVRSNAVHGLSKQAGVKLVGKPDTSLPLPPVKLELSRFSKGAADAVIAAGGEVEAVYHNNLSLRQEVWPEKMARPVKSALPIRRTDIEFYSNPENHGYLAKRGIVIGKQA from the exons ATGCTCGGCCTCTCATCACTCCGCGCagcgctcgcggccgccatAGAGCCCGCCATGGGCGTACGCGCCATGTCTACGACCCACCTGGGCAACCTCGCACCGGCGAAGGGGAGCAACAAAGTC aacCTCCGCCGTGGTCGTGGTGAGGGATCGACCAAGGGTGGACAGGCGGGTCGCGGCCACAAGGGCCAGAACGCGCGCTCTGGTACGGGAAAGCCGACGCCGGGCTTCGCTGGCGGCCAGACGCCTCTCTACCGTCTCTTCCCTAAGCGTGGTTTCGTCAACTTCACGCGCCGCGCCTACGCGCCTCTCCAGCTCGCGACGCTGCAGCGCTGGATCGCGCTGGGCCGCATCAACCCCGCCGAGCCCATCACGATCGGCGCTGTTGTGCGCTCGAATGCCGTCCACGGGCTCTCCAAGCAGGCtggcgtcaagctcgtcggcaaGCCCGACacttccctccccctcccgcctgtcaagctcgagctgaGCCGGTTCTCAAAGGGTGCGGCGGATGCTGTGATTgccgcgggcggcgaggtcgaggctgtATACCACAACAACCTTAGTTTGAGGCAGGAGGTGTGGCCCGAGAAGATGGCGCGGCCCGTTAAGAGCGCACTGCCGATCCGCAGGACCGATATCGAGTTCTACTCCAACCCCGAGAACCATGGGTATCTTGCCAAGCGGGGGATTGTCATCGGCAAGCAGGCGTAG
- the LCB1 gene encoding uncharacterized protein (Aminotransferase class I and II) — translation MASQAYPSGAAASSPPDIPPFLVPVVVVLSSTSKYLIRAWHTVPGSAVIGRYVQSSYQNDPWRSLLEVCLVAFALYTLLKGRTRGEGEGKSLKLSEKEIDELVDDWKPEPLIDQLTDLERGTLDSIPTVYGQNGVRVKLSPNGKPVVNMAIYDWLGMVENDQLKDVAIKTLRDYGVGSCGPMGFYGTIDAHTAFEQDIAAFLDVESAIIYAQAFSSVSSVIPAFAKRGDIIVADRGVNFAICKGLQLSRSTIRWYAHNDMEDLERVLTSVSREIKRKGGRLTRRFIVTEGVFENDGMMVNLSRIMELKKQFKYRLILDESMSFGMVGAHGRGVTEKYGIPASEVEILVGSMANALGAGGGFCVGSKHVTAHQRINSSASVFSAALPAMHATVSGEALRVMQARPDLIPTLHANVQAFRAQLTRIETAPEGGAENRDALVSIPSHPESALIHIFLQTPPPSLEEEEALLQEIVDEALAGGVLITRARRLRGQEPIEPEPSLKITVSGNMTRKEVEKAGRVLRDAIVRIVRKP, via the exons ATGGCATCACAGGCATACCCTAGCGGCGCAGCCGCAAGCTCTCCCCCTGATATCCCCCCATTCCTCGttcccgtcgtcgtcgtcctaTCATCCACCTCGAAATACCTTATCAGAGCATGGCACACCGTCCCCGGCTCAGCCGTGATCGGGCGTTACGTCCAGAGCTCGTACCAGAACGACCCCTGGAGGTCACTTCTCGAGGTCTGCCTCGTAGCGTTCGCTCTCTACACGCTGCTCAAGGGGCGTACGCgtggcgagggagagggcaAGAGTCTCAAGCTGAGTGAAAAA GAAAtcgatgagctcgtcgacgactgGAAGCCCGAGCCACTCATCGACCAACTCACCGACCTTGAGCGGGGGACGTTGGACAGCATTCCCACTGTCTACGGCCAGAATGGTGTACGCGTCAAGCTTTCCCCGAACGGCAAGCCTGTGGTCAACATGGCCATCTACGACTGGCTCGGCATGGTCGAGAACGaccagctcaaggacgtTGCAATCAAGACTCTTCGCGATTACGGCGTTGGATCTTGCGGTCCCATGGGTTTCTACGGCACAATTGATGCGCACACAGCCTTTGAGCAGGACATTGctgccttcctcgacgtcgagagcGCCATCATCTACGCACAGGCCTTCTCTTCCGTCTCTTCCGTCATCCCAGCGTTCGCCAAGCGCGGTGACATTAtcgtcgccgaccgcgGCGTCAACTTTGCCATCTGCAAGGGTCTGCAGCTCTCGCGGTCGACAATTCGGTGGTACGCCCACAATGACATGGAGGACCTTGAGCGCGTGCTCACCTCGGTCTCGCGCGAGATTAAGCGCAAGGGTGGCCGGCTTACGAGACGCTTCATCGTCACCGAGGGCGTGTTCGAGAACGATGGCATGATGGTCAACCTTTCCCGCATAATGGAGCTCAAGAAGCAGTTCAAGTAccgcctcatcctcgacgagtcAATGTCGTTCGGTATGGTCGGGGCTCACGGCCGCGGCGTTACGGAAAAGTACGGTATCCCCGcgagcgaggtcgagatccTCGTCGGCTCGATGGccaacgccctcggcgctggcggcggttTCTGCGTCGGCTCGAAGCACGTCACCGCTCACCAGCGCATCAACTCGTCCGCGtccgtcttctccgccGCCCTGCCTGCCATGCACGCGACCGTATCGGGCGAGGCCCTGCGCGTCATGCAGGCCCGCCCCGacctcatccccaccctccacGCCAACGTGCAGGCATTCCGCGCGCAGCTCACGCGCATCGAGACTGCCCCCGAGGGCGGCGCCGAGAaccgcgacgcgctcgtcaGCATCCCCAGCCATCCCGAGAGCGCACTCATCCACATCTTCCTCCAGACTCCTCCGCCAtcgctcgaggaagaggaggcgctgctgcaggagattgtcgacgaggcACTGGCTGGAGGCGTGCTCATCacgcgcgcccgccgcctgcgcGGACAGGAGCCGATCGAGCCCGAGCCAAGCCTCAAGATCACAGTGTCAGGCAACATGACTCGCAAGGAGGTCGAAAAGGCCGGTCGGGTGTTGCGCGACGCGATCGTCAGGATTGTGCGCAAGCCCTAG
- a CDS encoding uncharacterized protein (mitochondrial translation) gives MTRPLVSAATPLLRRGVTHHARPPRMPALRSPHVPSQPRQSAGTSTPNPAAEVPTTSSSKLGGSGLSFHHSPPPTAPSYTTGRKPDLLRWISGEGVQLTGEEAAPLRRAPRAHAPVEWSSEVVAQMKEMRAEGKSRGQIAEALSIPPEHQHVIPRVAPASKAQLADKAEALERQQDKWSPARKLSSAVRERRKLFW, from the exons ATGACCAGGCCACTCGTCTCAGCAGccactcccctcctccgccggGGAGTGACGCACCACgcccgtcctcctcgcatGCCGGCACTCCGCTCGCCTCACGTGCCCTCACAGCCGCGCCAGTCCGCGGGCACCTCGACGCCCAACccggccgccgaggtccCCACCACCTCGAGCAGCAAGCTTGGCGGCTCAGGTCTCTCGTTCCACCACTCGCCTCCCCCGACTGCGCCAAGCTACACCACTGGTCGCAAGcccgacctcctccgctgGATTagtggcgagggcgtccAGCTCACgggtgaggaggccgcgcccctccgtcgcgcgccgcgcgcacaTGCGCCCGTCGAGTGGTCGAGCGAGGTCGTGGCCCAGATGAAGGAGATGCGCGCTGAGGGCAAGTCGCGCGGGCAGATTGCTGAGGC TCTGTCCATCCCCCCCGAGCATCAGCACGTGATTCCCCGCGTCGCTCCTGCATCCAaggcgcagctcgccgacaaggccgaggcgctcgagaggCAACAGGACAAGTGGTCGCCCGCGCGCAAGCTCAGCAGTGCGgtccgcgagcgccgcaagCTCTTCTGGTAG
- the GWT1 gene encoding uncharacterized protein (acetyltransferase, which acetylates the inositol ring of phosphatidylinositol during biosynthesis of GPI-anchor), with product MVDYKSAKEAFHADNPGSSVHYINLISITALTGYALFATASRRTEGRLLDYGTTVLPLLLAMTIMSSHLILLNGVLAIATWVLSATTPRAWYPHRVTKPRGRWLAESDSEDEGGSGRRTPKRRPKVKLPSQVVAEANAAEAERRTSGSASASALSSPVSPDEGRRRRVSPVPWASGAVIDIGSPQPQRSSSPMKHDTPPTHAQLPHSRAGRPVRPRTHLPFLSVYRAHMMVMTILAILAVDFPVFPRVLGKTEDWGTGLMDVGVGSFVFSLGIVSSKAFSAFRRGKMLSTLLVSLRRALPVLALGFVRLLMVKGVEYPEHVTEYGVHWNFFFTLGFVPALATALLPLRREFKWGTIAVAISALQQLILAMPGLTPFLLNNYRPNIIAANKEGLVSLPGYLAIFLVGLGIGEHILTLSTGRRRRRSSPRRREAVTSGNESDDEFSDPDAAAERATRRRSELALELAGYAAASWIALGACSYLGWRVSRRLANAPYVLWTVAYNASYLAGYLFIEIWMCDPRPGHAERACPPLLDAVNANGLAVFLLANLGTGLVNISMQTMFAPDWLAMGVLVTYSVAILGIAWLLRGVRIKI from the exons ATGGTAGACTACAAGTCAGCCAAGGAGGCGTTCCATGCCGATAACCCCGGGTCGTCGGTCCATTACATCAACCTCATCAGTATCACTGCCCTT acaGGTTATGCGCTGTTCGCGACCGCGTCACGCCGCACTGAGGGCCGGCTGCTTGACTATGGAACGACcgtccttcctctcctcctggcGATGACAATCATGTCATCCCATCTCATTTTACTGAACGGAGTACTCGCCATCGCGACATGGGTGCTCAGCGCGACCACTCCAAGGGCATGGTACCCTCATCGGGTGACGAAGCCGCGTGGACGATGGCTCGCCGAGAGCGACAGTGAGGACGAAGGAGGCAGCGGGCGCCGAACACCAAAACGCCGGCCCAAGGTCAAACTCCCGTCACAGGTGGTGGCTGAAGCCAatgccgccgaggctgagcgtCGGACTTCGGGCTCGGCTTCAGCCTCGGCCCTATCCTCCCCCGTATCGCCGGACGAgggacgccgccgccgcgtctcTCCGGTCCCCTGGGCGAGCGGAGCTGTCATCGACATTGGCTcacctcagcctcagcgcagctcctccccCATGAAGCACGACACTCCACCCACACATGCACAACTTCCGCACTCGCGCGCTGGCCGGCCCGTACGCCCACGTACAcacctccccttcctctcgGTATACCGCGCCCACATGATGGTAATGACCATTCTCGCAATCTTGGCCGTTGACTTCCCTGTGTTCCCTCGCGTCTTGGGGAAGACGGAGGACTGGGGCACGGGCCTCATGGATGTCGGTGTCGGCTCGTTCGTCTTCTCTCTCGGCATCGTGAGCTCCAAGGCCTTCTCCGCTTTCCGGAGAGGCAAGATGCTCTCCACGCTTCTCGTTTCCCTCCGTCGCGCCCTCCCTGTACTTGCCCTGGGTTTCGTTCGCCTCCTCATGGTCAAGGGCGTCGAGTACCCG gaaCACGTCACCGAGTACGGCGTACACTGGAACTTCTTCTTCACGCTCGGCTTCGTGCCTGCGCTCGCAACCGCCCTCCTTCCGCTTCGCCGGGAGTTCAAGTGGGGCACCATCGCGGTCGCGATTAGTGCTT TGCAACAGTTGATCCTCGCCATGCCAGGCCTCACCCCGTTCCTTCTCAACAACTACCGCCCCAACATTATCGCCGCGAATAAGGAGGGCCTCGTCTCGCTACCCGGCTATTTGGCTAtcttcctcgtcgggctcggcatcggcgaACATATCCTGACCCTCTCCACTGGTCGGCGGAGGAGACGCTCGTCCCCTCGCCGAAGGGAAGCCGTGACCAGCGGTaacgagagcgacgacgagttctCAGACCCTGACGCGGCGGCTGAAAGAGCAACGCGCCGGCGATCtgagctcgccctcgagctggcgggCTACGCGGCTGCAAGCTGgatcgcgctcggcgcatGCAGCTACTTGGGCTGGCGGGTGTCGCGTCGTCTC GCCAACGCTCCATACGTACTCTGGACGGTCGCGTACAACGCATCCTATCTCGCCGGCTACCTCTTCATCGAGATCTGGATGTGCGACCCGCGACCCGGGCATGCCGAACGCGCCTGCCCGCCCCTCCTGGATGCGGTCAACGCCAacggcctcgccgtcttcctcctGGCCAACCTTGGGACTGGTCTCGTTAACATCAGCATGCAGACCATGTTCGCACCCGACTGGCTCGCGATGGGCGTGCTCGTCACGTACAGCGTCGCCATTTTAGGCATTGCATGGCTGCTGCGTGGGGTCCGGATCAAGATCTAA